Within Sorangiineae bacterium MSr11367, the genomic segment CTCCGGCAATTTGCTGCCGTTGCCTGCCATCGGTGTCAATTGGCAGATCAGCAACGAGTTTCGTATCCGGGGCTTCATCCCCGCGAGGCTCGACGTGGAGTATCGCGCACTGCCATGGCTCACCGTGGGCTTGCGCGGCACCTTCGAGGGCAATCGCTTCCATCTCAGTGAGAAGCGCTACGGCGCTTCGGATCTTCAGCTCGCGTACTCGATCATCACCGTGGGGCCCAAGGTCACGTTCCGCCTCGCCGACATGATGCATCTCGATGTGTACTCGTCCGTTGCCGTCATGCGGCGCTACGAAGTTTTGCGCGATGGCGACTCGCTCGGCAGCGCGTACTTGAATCCCACGGTGCTCAGCGGGATTCGGCTTTGGTTCGGTCCCTCGGGTTGGCGCAACGAACAGGCTGCGCCCGCGCCGTCGGAGCCCGCAGTACCAGCCGCCCCCAAGGAGGGAGAGCCTCGATGACGAGACGGTGGACCCTTGCCGCGATTGCGTTGCTGCCCGCGCTTTGCCTTGCTCGCGACGCCCGTTACCTATTCGCTGTTCGACGACCTGTCCGCGCGCTTCCGGCGGCGCGCGCCCGCTTCGCCGGCGCCTTCCGAGTCTTCGTCGCCGTCTTCGCGCGTTTCTCTGGCGGAAGGAGGCCCGTAAGAAGCGCGTCCACCAGCCGCACGAGCGTCGCGCGCTTCGGGGCTTCCCGTTTTGCCAAGGTCCGAAACATGAGCGTCCCTCGCAGGGCTTCGCCGAAGATCGCCCCGTCGAAGTCGCGCGGAACGTCGCCGCGCACGATGGCCCGGTTCACGATGGCGTCGAGGCCCCGCGTTTCGTCGTAGGCCATCCACGCGGCGCCCACGCTGGAAAACACCGGGCCTCGTGCGCGATCTTCCAGCACGGCGACGCGGAGGAGGGCTTGCCCCCCGACGGTGTCGAGGAAGCGGACCATGCCGGCGAGCCACTCGAGGACGTCGGCTCGGAAGGAGCCCGCGTGGGGCAAGGGCCCGAACTGCGACGGCAGGGACGAAAGCGCCGCGCTCACCAGGGCATCCTTGGTGGGCCAGCGCCGGTACACGGTCGTCTTGTTCACGCCCGCGCGTGTGGCCACCTCCTCGACGCCGAGCCCCGCGAACCCGACGCGCACGATTTCTTCGAGGGTTGCCTGGAAAATGGCCTCCACCACAGGGGCGCCGCGGACGGCGGCGGCCTTCGCCTTTTTCGTCATTCGGAAGCTCTCGCTCCCCGTCTTCTCACAGATCGCCGCGCACCGGAAGTCTCCAGCGCGCCTAGCTGGTCTAGCTCGTCGCGCAGTTGGCGGCACCACGCGAGCTCGTTTTGCCAGAGGCTCTCCAGGTGCCCGAACGTGGAGCCGAAGAGCGTCTGCTGTGCAGCACCGATGGCGTAGCGTTCTGCGTTGCGCGCGAGTTCCTCTCCCTCCCGCGCGATGTGGGCGATGTGCGCTTTGCAGAACTCCGTATAGTGCTCGACGAGCATCGTGCGCTCCTCGGGTGCGAGCAGGTCGAAGGCCGTCACCTTGTAGGAAAAGAGCTCGCGGTACTCACGCGGGCTCGACTTGGTGTCGAGCATCAACTCGTGAAAGCGGGCCTTGCCCCTCTCGGTGATGGCATACGTCGTCGCTTGCCGCCCACTGCGCTGGGCCACGGGTACACGCTGCTCGGTGATGTGCTTTTCCTTCTCGAGCGCGGCCAAGAGCGGGTAGATGCGCCCGTTGCTGGCCTTCGCAAAGGGGCCGATGATGTCGTTGATGATCTGCGCCATGAGGTAGCCCGTGGTGGGCTGGCGCATCAAAAGGGAGAGGACGATCAGCTCGTACATCGCGTTCGGGTCCACCGTACGCGACGCGCGGGCGCGCGGCCATCCTTGGGGACAATGGCACTGCGTCGAGAGGATCGATGCAACGGCGCCGGTCAGGTCGCGGGCGCGAGCTTGCGGAGATCGGGCGCACCCACGGAGACTTCGCCGGCGTACGCGTGGGTGACGAATTCGAGCTTGTTGCCAAAGGGATCCAGAAAATAGAGCGACGCCTGCCCGGGCGGGCCGAGGCGGCGGGGGCCATCGAAGGGGACGTCGACGGCCGCAAGCACGTCGCGCGCGCGGTCCATGTCTTCGCCCGTTACGGCGAGGGCAAGGTGCGGGTGGCCGCGTTCGAGTGCGGGCTGACCACCGCCCTGCAGGAAGAGATCGACCCGCGGGCCCGGTCCGTTGCCGAAGCGGAGGGAGAGATGAAGGGGACTGTTTTCGCCGTTCTTCAACTCGCCCGTGCGCTCGGGCCTTTGCTCGTGGAACGCCGCCGCGTCGTCGAAGCGGGCGACGACCGTGGCGCCCAGGAGATCGACGTAGAAGCGCTCGGCCAGCACGAGATCTCCGACGGGAAGGGTGAGGTGGTCGACACCCCGAACCAAGTTTTTCAGTGAAAGGGTCATGGGTCCTCCTTGAAGACAGGTCTCAATGACCTGTCATGATGACTTATTGGATCCCGCGAGCCTCCTTGTCAATGCGGCCTCGGCATGTTCCTCTGCGCCGGTGCTTCGCTGTCTCGCAGGTTTTCTTCTCGTGGCCGCCCTGACGGCCTGTGGCGGTAGCGAGCCGCCGCGCACGGTCTCCCTGCGCATGAAGGGGGAGCCGGCCGCGGCCACCGTCACCGTCGACGATCAGTGGATCGGCACCTTGGCGCGGGTCACCCGGTTTGGCGTGGCGCTCCCGCCGGGCCGGCATCGCATCACGGTGGAGGCGCCGGGGCACTTCCCCTGGGACCGCCTCGTCGAGGTCAAGGAAGGGGATGCCCCCGTCCAGCTCGACGTCGCCCTGGTCCCCGTGCCGGACTGAAGAGACCTGGAATGTAGCGTTTCGCGCGGAAAAGCGTTGTCTTCTTGACGAAACCGTGGCACTTGTCCGCCCCTTACCCCAGGAAAGAAGGATTGACCGAATGGCCAACCGCGCAATTTGGAGCATGAGAAAGCGTCACGAATGGCTCGCCAAGCCCGCGAAGACCCGCCGCATCAAGCGCGCGACGCGTCTGCGCTGCGGTCTGCAGGACGCGATCGACCGCAAGAACACCGGTTCGCAAGAGCCGTCCTGATCGGGCTGATCGCGGGTCGGAGCCTGATCGCCCCGCGAGCGGGTTGGGGTCAGGCGTCCGCGCGAAACTTCGCCGCGGCATAAACGAGCAGCGAGAGGGCCGGTACGATCGCCGCGGTGAGCACGATTCCCCGCGATGACCGGCTCGCCGCCACGGCTGCCGCGTGAAAGAGGAAGATCGTCGGAAGGACCGCGAGAAGCACCGCTGCCGCGAAGCGCAGCGTGGTGCCGCCGTCCTTCCTTTCGGTGCGTCGGACCGACGCCGCCAACAGCGTGAGCGCACCGCCGGCGAGGGCGGTCACCGCCGCGGCGACCGAGCGCCCCGCGACACCGGGGCCGCTCTCTTCTTCGTGCCGAGTTGTGTCCGTGGCCATCGCCGACGCGACGCTCGCGCCATCTTTGGTCACGCGGAGGCCGTGGGCATGGTCGACGAAGTCGCTTCCGTCGAAGGTCCAATCCGAGCCGCGCGCCATCGTGGGGAAGTAGCCCTGCAGGTCGATGCGCGGGCAGGCGACGAGCAGCGCCCCCGCCAATAGGGACACGAGGACACCCGCCGCCACGGGCCCCGCGGCATTCCTCCGAGGGCTGCGCCCTAGCGCTTCCAGAGCAAGCCGCTCGCTTCGCGCGCGCACACCGGCGAGGGCCGCCCATACACCTACGCCTGCACACATGGGCACGACCGGCCACGTGCGCCCGATGCGCACCGGCCAGGCGACGTCGCCTTCGTCGGTGGTCGCCGTCAGCAGCAAGGCGAGGGCCAGGGAAAGGCCGGCAAAAACAAGAGCCCGTCGAGCTCCGCGAAGATCCCATGTCCAAGCCGATCCGAGAAGGATTCGCGAAGGGAATCTTGAAAAGAGCGAAAGCTTGGAAAAAACTCCGGGCATCACGTGTTACAGTAGCGAAAGGCGTCGTGCTCGGATGCTACTCAAGTCCAGCGATTATGCGGCAAGGGAAAACCCTGGCGGGCACGGCACAAATCGGGCTTCGCGCAAGCGGCCCATTACGGAAACACTCGCTGCGGCGGCGGAACTTCCGTTGACCCCCGAGTGCCGGCATGTCCGGAGGAGGAAACGCGTCATGCAGAGTACCTATGGTCCCAACACGAAGGGGCTGTCTCGGTAAAATCTGACGCAGGACCACCCTCGACAACGCCAGCCGATGGTTGCGACGCATCCATCGCACCGCGCTGCGCGGGAGCCTGCCGCTTCGCCGGGGCCATCACGCGAGTGTACGCCCAACGATGCGCGGCAGCGGTCATCCGTAAGCGTCCCGAACATCCCCTGAATCCGCAGCCTCACTGGTGAGGTTGGCGGTTTCGGGAAGGGGCCAGTACCGGCGGCCCGGGTGAAGACAATCCTCACCCGGGCCGTTGACTTTTCAGCAGCCGCCGATTGCCACATCTGGCATATTGACGAAGGCCACACGACAGCGCTACGAAAGCGCTTGCAGCACGCGGGAATAACTCAGTTGGTAGAGTGCAAGCTTCCCAAGCTTGATGTCGCGGGTTCGAATCCCGTTTCCCGCTCTGTTTTTTCGAGAGAATCGCGTATTTCGCGGACAGACGCCTAGGCCGCGGACATTGGGCGGGGAACTGTCGCCAAAGCCTTCTCCGACGGCCCCGACCGTCGGGAGGCAGCGTGCAGGCGCTTTTGCCAACGGGCAGGTGGCGTCTCCTACCCGGCGAACGATCTTGTCGAACCGCCAAGAGCGCCAAGTTCAGGGGCCGTGAACGAGGGCATTCCTTGGCGCTCCAGCACATCCTCCATCTTGGCGCCTTGGCGGTTCGAGCAGACAGCGCGAACAGCTCGTATTGGAGAACGCCCCAACGCTTTAGAGATTTTTCCCCAGGAACCGGCGGATGTGCGTGGCGATGGTCGCGTGCTCTTCTTCCAGGGCGAAGTGGCCGGTGTCGAGGAGGTGCGTCTCGATGTGGCGCAGATCTTTAGCGTAGGCCTTGGCGCCTTCGACGGTGAAGATGGGATCGCCCTTTCCCCAAACGACGAGCGTCTTGGGTTGGTGCTTGGCGAAGTAGGCGTGCCACTCGGGGTAGCGCGCGGGGTTCGTGTGGTAATTCGCGTGCAGCGCGTACTGGATGTCGAAGCTGCCGGGTCGATCGAGGCCGTACTGGTCCAGGTTCCACGCGTCCGGGTTCATCCCGTCGGGGTTCTTCGCGCCGGTTTTGTACTGGGAGATGGTGCCTTCGAGGGACATCAGCTTGCGCGCCGCGGCTTCGCGTTCCGCGTTGCGAGGGCCGGAAAGCGTCGCGAGAAACTCGCGCGCCATGGGCGAGAGGCCCTCGTCGTAGGCATTGGCGTTCTGCACGATGAGCGCGCGGATCCACTCCGGGTGGCGCGTGGCCAGGCGAAAGCCCACGGGGCCGCCGTAGTCCTGCACGTACATGGCGAAAGGCGGAAGGCCGATGGCCCCGACGAAGCGCTCCACGACGTCGGCGAGATGGTCGAACGTGTACGCGAAGCGATCGGCGGCCGGGGCGTCGCTGTTGCCGAAGCCGGGGTAGTCCGGCGCAAGGACGTGGAAGTCTTGGGCGAGCTCCGGAATGAGATCGCGGAACATGTGCGAGGACGACGGAAAGCCATGCAGGAGCAAGATGGGCGGCGCGTCCTTCGGCCCGGCTTCCCGGTAGAAGATGGAGAGACCCTCGACCTTGGCGGTCCGATACGCGATGGAGGGAGCAGACATGGTCGTGATCCTTTCGGGGGCCCGTGCGGGGCCACGGCAGCCGGCCATCACGATGGCGAACGCTGCGCAGAGACTGCGGAACCGGAGATGCATTGCTAACACCGTCAAAATATTGCTTTGACGGTGTATGGCTTGCCATGTAACCTGTCAAGCGTGACATCAGGGGTTTCGTCGCCCTTTCTCTTCCTCGGGAACCATCCCGCGCTCGACTTTCTCAACACGGCGCCGCGGGATGGCGAGCGGCTCACCGACTACCGCGGGCTCGCAGCATGGATGGAGCAGGCTGGCCTGGTGCTTCCGGAGGATGCGGCCGTAGCCGGCGCACGATGGGGTGACACGACGGAGGCCGCTGCGGTCCTCGCACGCGCGCTCTCCCTTCGCGAGCTTTTCCGCGACGTCATTCACTGCGTCATTTTTGGCAGCACGGTCCCCTCGACGTTGCTCGTGCCACTCAACGCGGCCTTGCGCGAAGAGTCGGGCGCATACACGGAACTATGCCGCAACCCGAAGACGGGTGGCTTCCAGCGCATCACCCGCATGGCCCTGTCCAACGCGAGCGATCTCCTCGCGCCCATCTTGCGGGCGATGGGCGCCTTCCTCGCCGAAGCGAAGCTCGATCTGGTGCGCGCCTGCGAAGACCCGACCTGCGTGCTCGTCTTCTACGACGTCTCCAAGAACCACACCCGCCGGTGGTGCAGCATGGAAGCGTGCGGCAACCGCCACAAGGTCAACGCGTACCGCGCGCGAAAGTAGCGGTACGCGGACTTTCTAGCGGTCACTCCCACTCAATCGTTGCCGGTGGCTTCGACGAGATGTCGTACACCACGCGGTTGATGCCGCGCACCTCGTTGATGATGCGGTTCGAGATGCGGCCGAGCAAATCGTAGGGCAGGGGAGCCCAGTCGGCGGTCATCCCGTCCACCGAGCGCACGGCGCGGACGGCGCAGGTCTCTTCGTAGGTGCGCCCGTCGCCCATCACGCCCACGGAGCGTACGGGGAGCAGGACGCAGAAGCTTTGCCAGATCTGCTCGTTCAGGCCGGCCTGGTGGATCTCGCTGGTGACGATGGTGTCGGCCTTGCGCAGCACGGCGAGGCGCTCCTCGGTGATCTCGCCGAGGCAGCGAATGGCCAGACCCGGCCCGGGAAACGGCTGCCGGTAGAGCAAGTCGCGCGGCATGCCGAGTGACTCGCCGGCGGCGCGCACTTCGTCCTTGAACAGCTCGCGCAGCGGCTCGATGAGCTGCAGGTTCATGCGCTCGGGCAGGCCACCGACGTTGTGGTGGCTCTTGATCACCGCGCTCGGTCCCTTGAAGGAGACGCTCTCGATGACGTCGGGGTAGAGCGTGCCCTGGACCAGGTAGCGCGCGCCTTTGACCTTGGCCGCCTGCTCCTCGAACACGTCGATGAACACCTTGCCGATGATCTTTCGCTTTTGCTCCGGATCGGTCACGCCACGCAGGGCGTCGAGGAAGCGCTTTTTCTCGTCCACCGCGATGAGGTTCAAGTGGAAATTCTCGCGGAAGGTGGCCACCACTTGCTCCACCTCGCCCTCGCGCAGCACGCCGTTGTCGACGAAGATGCACGTGAGCCGGTCGCCGATGGCCTTGTGGCAGAGCACCGCCGCCACCGAGGAGTCGACGCCGCCCGAGAGCCCGCACACCGCGTGTTCGTCCGCGCCGACGCGCTGGCGCACGATGTCGATGGCCTCGTCGGTCCACGAGCCGGGCGTCCACGTGGGGTGCAGCCCGGAGACGTCGAACAGGAACGACGCGAGGATGTCCGAGCCGCGCGGCGTGTGCACCACCTCGGGGTGGAATTGCAGGCCGTAAATCTTCTTCTCGGCGTTGCCCACCGCACAGAAGGGCGTGTTGCCAGAGACGCCGATGGTCGCGAAGCCCGGCGGCAGCGACACGATGCGGTCGCCGTGGGACATCCACACGTCCAACGTTTCGCGCTTGGAGAAGCGATGAAAGATGCCCTCGGGCCGCTCGACCACGACCCGTGCGGCACCGTATTCGCGTGCCGTTGCGCGTTCGACCTTGCCGCCGAACGTCTGCGCCACGAGGTAAAGGCCGTAGCAGATGCCGAGCACGGGAATGCCCAACTCGAACACGCGCGGATCGAAGGGCGGGGCGTCTTCGTCGTAGACGCTGGAGGGGCCGCCCGAAAGGATGAGCGCTTTGGGATTCAGCTCTCGCACCTTCTCGAGGGGAACGGTGCAAGGGTGGATCTCGCAATAGACGCGCTGCTCGCGGATTCTTCGCGCAATGAGCTGCGTGTATTGCGAGCCGAAGTCGAGAATTAGGACCAGCTCGCGCTTTTCACTCACACGCGCGGCATAGCAGGAGGCACGCAGCCACGCGACGGAAATGCGACGGAAATCCGCGGAAAAGCCGACGGGTGTGGTACGCAGTCCCCATGGTCCCCGACTTGATGATTGCGGTAGCTCGCACTGGCCCGATCCAGGTTCCGTTGCCACGGTACCAAACAGCGGGTTCGGCAGGAATGGACCTCGTGGCGGCCCTCGAGAAACCGGTGCGCATCAAGCCCATGGAGCGCGTGCTCGTACCGACCGGATTGCGTTTTGCCATCCCGCCGCAATTCGAAGGGCAGGTGAGACCGCGCTCGGGGCTCGCGGCCAACGAAGGCATTACCGTGCTCAACGCCCCCGGCACGATCGACTCCGACTACCGCGGCGAGGCGAAGGTGCTGCTCGTCAACCTGGGCTCGAAGGCCGTCACCATCTCCCCGCTCGATCGGATCGCCCAGCTCGTCATCGCCCCCGTGGCACGCGCCCAACTCTTCGAGGTCGAGGCCCTGGACGAAACGGCCCGCGGCGAAGGCGGTTACGGCTCGACGGGCACGTAGGGACGCGCCGTGTCGCGGGGATGTGCCATATCGAGCCATCCTCGGACCGGGTTGCCCGGAAGAGCTGGCTATATCGGCTATTATTCCAACTAGTTACCTCGCGTTCGTGCGTGGCTCACGGTTTGCTGAGACCGTGGGCCATGAGGAAGACCCATTCGCTTTTGTGGACGGCTTGTTTCGCCGCGGTTGGTTCCATGACCATCGGCGGTTGCGGAAGCAGCTCGGGGGGCCAAGCGGAGGAGGAGACGGGCGAGATCAACGCGTCCCTTCACCGTGCGCAGGGATGCGGCGATCTCCTCGACGACTTGAAGCGCGACACGCGGCTCAAGATGGAGAAATCCATCGACCAGCAGATCTCTTGGCTGCAGCAATGCTTGCTGACCGGGTGCGGCTACGACAAAGGCGGCGTGGGCATGGACTCGGGCTCGAACGGTGCGCCCCCGACCGCCGGTGGAGCCGGTGGGGACAGCCGCGGTGAAGCCGCGACGTCGTACTCGCAGACGAACACGCAGGTGAACGGCGTCGACGAAGCGGACTTCGTCAAGAACGACGGCAAGTACATCTACGTCCTTCACGGGCGCGCCTTCAAGGTGCTCAATGCGTGGCCGTCCAAGGAACTGAAAGAGTCCTCGACGTTCGACATCGAGGGCAATCCGTCCGAGATGTTCGTGGCCGACGGCAAGGTGGTCATCTACTCGTACGTGAACGGTGTCGACGTCTTCACCGCGGCCGGTGTGTCGCCGAAGAATCGGCTGCAGAGCTACTACGGCTACGGGTTCGTCGGCGATGTGGCCGCGACGGAGAAGGGCGGGGCGCCCGCTGGAGGGGGCTCCAGCACGCCGTACGTGCCGCTCACGAAGATGACCGTGCTTGCCCTCGATGGGACCACCCCCAAGGTGACGCGCGAGGTCTACTTCGAGGGAGGCTACCTCGATGCGCGCCGCGTGGGACCGCACGTGCGCACCGTGTTGCAAGGCTACGCGTACGGACCGCGTCTCAAGTACAGCTATTACGATTTGTACCCGTACACGCCGCAAGGGCCGAACAAATCGCCGACGATTTCGGAGCAGCTCGCGGCGCTCCAGGAGGTTCGTGCGCAGAACGAGGCGGCCATCGATGCGAGCACCTTGGCGGACTACCTGCCGTACACGTTCGTGAAGACGGCCGAGGGCACGAAGGCCCAAACCGTGGCGTGCGAGGATTTCTACGTGCCCACCGTGGGAAGCACGGAGAGCGGCATCTCCGAGGTGGTCTCGATCGACTTGAACGATGCGAACGCTGCCCCCAAGGAGAGCGCGATCCTCGGCCGTGCCGATACGGTCTACGGCGGGACCGATACGCTCTACCTCGCGACGCGCGCATGGAATTGGCCGTCTTTCTCGTGGCGGGCGGGGAGTGTGCCGTCGGGTGAGCAGCCCGCGCTGCCGGTGAGGGCCATTTCCTCGGCGCGCACGCACATTCACAAATTCGAATTCAAGACGGATGCGAAGTTTCCGAATTACCAAGCGTCCGGCACGCTCAAAGGATCCATCAAGGATCAATTTTCGCTCGATGACCAAGATGGCTACCTCCGCGTCGCCACCACGGAGTCGCGCACGTACATCGACGCGAAGGGGCGGTACTTCTGGCCGAACCAGACGCTCGATGCGAACGGCGAACCCACGCCCGATTCGCAGACGAACCAGTGGCCGCGCTCCGTGAATCAGCTCGCGGTGCTCCAGCAGAACGATGCGCGGCTCTTGCCGGCGGGCAAGGTGGAAAACCTGGCCCCGAACGAGTCGATCTTCAGCGTGCGCTTCGTCGGCTCGCGCGGCTACGTGGTGACGTTCCGCCGCGTCGACCCGCTGTTCGTGTTCGACCTGTCGTCGCCGCAGAACCCCAAAGTGCTGGCCGCGCTCAAGATCCCGGGCTTCAGCGAGTACATGCACCCCATCGACGAGCGGCACATCCTCACCATCGGTCGCGACGGCGATCAGCAGGGGCGGGCGCGTGCGCTGCAGTTGCAGATCTTCGACGTGGCCGATGGTGCCAATCCGGTGCTGAAGCATCGCTACACGTTCGAGAGCGGCACGTACGGCGCCAGCGAAGCGGAGTACGACCACAAGGCGTTCACGTACTTCGCGGACAAGAAGCTTCTCGCGTTTCCGTACTACAGCTACGGCTCGACCAGCATGACGAGCACCCTGGAGCTCTTCAAGGTCGACGTGGGGGCGGGCATCACCAAGCTGACGAGCATCGACCAGTCGCCCCTCGTGGCGCAGCATGGGCAGGGCTACTGCGGTGGCTACTACCGACCCAGCGTTCGCCGCGGCATCTTCCTGGAGGACTACGCCTACGCCATCTCGTACGGCGGCCTGGTGGTGCGAAACGCGGCCAAGTTGGACGAGCCGGCGGTGACGCTGGCGCTTCCAAGCCCGCAGATCAACAACGGGTACGGGCCGGTCTGCTACTGAGCCCACCGAAGCCGAGCTGAGAATCTTTTTCGCCGTTCGCACGTCTCTCGAGGGTGCGAACGGCGATCTTCTTTTTGTCGGCCATGGCCATGGCGTTGGGCGTCGGCGGTTGCAGCTCGGAGCCCGAGCGGCCTGAGCCGCTTTTCGTGCGGGTGGCGGTGGTCGGCGCCACGGTCGGGCCGGCGAAGCTCGATGGTGCGCGTTGGGATGGGCTGACCGTGCTGCCCAACCTCGTGGCCGGCGTCACCCGAGAGGCCGGGGGCGAGACGGGTACGGCGATCATGGCCGCGCACGTGACGGGCGAGGTGCTCGCTCCGTTCGAGAAGCCCGATCCGGCCGGGTGGGCCGAGCTCACCGGGGTGCGCCGTCCGCTGACCGGGGGCGGCAGCGATACGTTGACCCCCGCGTGGTCGTCGGCCGAGTGGCGGCACGTGCGCCTGTCGGACACCACGCGGCTTCGCGTGCACCTCGTCGACCGCGATGACATCGGCAGCGACGAGCCCATCGGCGATGTCGACGTGCACGCCGGCTACCTGCGCGAGGCCCTCGAAAAGGGTACCGTCGTGCAAGTGCCCGTGTCCGATCAGACCCACGGGCAGCTGCTCTTCGTCGCCGTTTCGGTCGCCCCCGAAGCCTAGTCCGCGCGCGGCCCGATGCGCACGGCGGCGGTGCCCAGGCCGGAGGGGAGGAACGAGAAGCTCTTCGACGTGTCGGGCTTCGAGCGGTACGTGCGCCGCAGGCCCGCCTCGGAGTAGCGCGCGCAGCGGCGGTGCCACTCGAGGATGCCGGACATCCACGACGTGAGATGGTCGGCGTGGCCCTGGAGAAGTGCGCGCAGCGGAGCGTCGAGTTGGAAGTCGTCGAACAGCGCGGGTAGATCGTTTTTCACGATGTGCTCGAAT encodes:
- a CDS encoding alpha/beta hydrolase, coding for MSAPSIAYRTAKVEGLSIFYREAGPKDAPPILLLHGFPSSSHMFRDLIPELAQDFHVLAPDYPGFGNSDAPAADRFAYTFDHLADVVERFVGAIGLPPFAMYVQDYGGPVGFRLATRHPEWIRALIVQNANAYDEGLSPMAREFLATLSGPRNAEREAAARKLMSLEGTISQYKTGAKNPDGMNPDAWNLDQYGLDRPGSFDIQYALHANYHTNPARYPEWHAYFAKHQPKTLVVWGKGDPIFTVEGAKAYAKDLRHIETHLLDTGHFALEEEHATIATHIRRFLGKNL
- a CDS encoding TetR/AcrR family transcriptional regulator, which produces MPPTARRARPARRAGDFRCAAICEKTGSESFRMTKKAKAAAVRGAPVVEAIFQATLEEIVRVGFAGLGVEEVATRAGVNKTTVYRRWPTKDALVSAALSSLPSQFGPLPHAGSFRADVLEWLAGMVRFLDTVGGQALLRVAVLEDRARGPVFSSVGAAWMAYDETRGLDAIVNRAIVRGDVPRDFDGAIFGEALRGTLMFRTLAKREAPKRATLVRLVDALLTGLLPPEKRAKTATKTRKAPAKRARAAGSARTGRRTANR
- a CDS encoding PEGA domain-containing protein, whose protein sequence is MAALTACGGSEPPRTVSLRMKGEPAAATVTVDDQWIGTLARVTRFGVALPPGRHRITVEAPGHFPWDRLVEVKEGDAPVQLDVALVPVPD
- the dut gene encoding dUTP diphosphatase codes for the protein MVPDLMIAVARTGPIQVPLPRYQTAGSAGMDLVAALEKPVRIKPMERVLVPTGLRFAIPPQFEGQVRPRSGLAANEGITVLNAPGTIDSDYRGEAKVLLVNLGSKAVTISPLDRIAQLVIAPVARAQLFEVEALDETARGEGGYGSTGT
- a CDS encoding VOC family protein, with the translated sequence MTLSLKNLVRGVDHLTLPVGDLVLAERFYVDLLGATVVARFDDAAAFHEQRPERTGELKNGENSPLHLSLRFGNGPGPRVDLFLQGGGQPALERGHPHLALAVTGEDMDRARDVLAAVDVPFDGPRRLGPPGQASLYFLDPFGNKLEFVTHAYAGEVSVGAPDLRKLAPAT
- a CDS encoding C2 domain-containing protein, which codes for MRTAIFFLSAMAMALGVGGCSSEPERPEPLFVRVAVVGATVGPAKLDGARWDGLTVLPNLVAGVTREAGGETGTAIMAAHVTGEVLAPFEKPDPAGWAELTGVRRPLTGGGSDTLTPAWSSAEWRHVRLSDTTRLRVHLVDRDDIGSDEPIGDVDVHAGYLREALEKGTVVQVPVSDQTHGQLLFVAVSVAPEA
- a CDS encoding CGNR zinc finger domain-containing protein; translated protein: MTSGVSSPFLFLGNHPALDFLNTAPRDGERLTDYRGLAAWMEQAGLVLPEDAAVAGARWGDTTEAAAVLARALSLRELFRDVIHCVIFGSTVPSTLLVPLNAALREESGAYTELCRNPKTGGFQRITRMALSNASDLLAPILRAMGAFLAEAKLDLVRACEDPTCVLVFYDVSKNHTRRWCSMEACGNRHKVNAYRARK
- the guaA gene encoding glutamine-hydrolyzing GMP synthase — encoded protein: MSEKRELVLILDFGSQYTQLIARRIREQRVYCEIHPCTVPLEKVRELNPKALILSGGPSSVYDEDAPPFDPRVFELGIPVLGICYGLYLVAQTFGGKVERATAREYGAARVVVERPEGIFHRFSKRETLDVWMSHGDRIVSLPPGFATIGVSGNTPFCAVGNAEKKIYGLQFHPEVVHTPRGSDILASFLFDVSGLHPTWTPGSWTDEAIDIVRQRVGADEHAVCGLSGGVDSSVAAVLCHKAIGDRLTCIFVDNGVLREGEVEQVVATFRENFHLNLIAVDEKKRFLDALRGVTDPEQKRKIIGKVFIDVFEEQAAKVKGARYLVQGTLYPDVIESVSFKGPSAVIKSHHNVGGLPERMNLQLIEPLRELFKDEVRAAGESLGMPRDLLYRQPFPGPGLAIRCLGEITEERLAVLRKADTIVTSEIHQAGLNEQIWQSFCVLLPVRSVGVMGDGRTYEETCAVRAVRSVDGMTADWAPLPYDLLGRISNRIINEVRGINRVVYDISSKPPATIEWE
- a CDS encoding beta-propeller domain-containing protein; the encoded protein is MRKTHSLLWTACFAAVGSMTIGGCGSSSGGQAEEETGEINASLHRAQGCGDLLDDLKRDTRLKMEKSIDQQISWLQQCLLTGCGYDKGGVGMDSGSNGAPPTAGGAGGDSRGEAATSYSQTNTQVNGVDEADFVKNDGKYIYVLHGRAFKVLNAWPSKELKESSTFDIEGNPSEMFVADGKVVIYSYVNGVDVFTAAGVSPKNRLQSYYGYGFVGDVAATEKGGAPAGGGSSTPYVPLTKMTVLALDGTTPKVTREVYFEGGYLDARRVGPHVRTVLQGYAYGPRLKYSYYDLYPYTPQGPNKSPTISEQLAALQEVRAQNEAAIDASTLADYLPYTFVKTAEGTKAQTVACEDFYVPTVGSTESGISEVVSIDLNDANAAPKESAILGRADTVYGGTDTLYLATRAWNWPSFSWRAGSVPSGEQPALPVRAISSARTHIHKFEFKTDAKFPNYQASGTLKGSIKDQFSLDDQDGYLRVATTESRTYIDAKGRYFWPNQTLDANGEPTPDSQTNQWPRSVNQLAVLQQNDARLLPAGKVENLAPNESIFSVRFVGSRGYVVTFRRVDPLFVFDLSSPQNPKVLAALKIPGFSEYMHPIDERHILTIGRDGDQQGRARALQLQIFDVADGANPVLKHRYTFESGTYGASEAEYDHKAFTYFADKKLLAFPYYSYGSTSMTSTLELFKVDVGAGITKLTSIDQSPLVAQHGQGYCGGYYRPSVRRGIFLEDYAYAISYGGLVVRNAAKLDEPAVTLALPSPQINNGYGPVCY
- a CDS encoding PadR family transcriptional regulator → MYELIVLSLLMRQPTTGYLMAQIINDIIGPFAKASNGRIYPLLAALEKEKHITEQRVPVAQRSGRQATTYAITERGKARFHELMLDTKSSPREYRELFSYKVTAFDLLAPEERTMLVEHYTEFCKAHIAHIAREGEELARNAERYAIGAAQQTLFGSTFGHLESLWQNELAWCRQLRDELDQLGALETSGARRSVRRRGARASE